One Leucobacter muris DNA segment encodes these proteins:
- a CDS encoding energy-coupling factor ABC transporter ATP-binding protein has protein sequence MIELRSATVTAPEGPVTILHPVSLTLTERRVSIIGANGSGKSTLARLVNGLVEPSAGQVVITASAASNGGGTSEADAAPGAAEASAGAPDPRPLDTRRDGAAVRRRVGFVFTDPAAQLIMPTAIEDVMLSLRRTHRDKRARREAALAALDRFGLAQLADRSVHTLSGGQKQLLAIASVLATDPAILVADEPTTLLDLRNARMIGDLLMSLPQQLVVVTHDLELSARADRTLVVDEGRVAFDGAPAAAIAHYRELSGAPAASSAAAGRPSPDDPARERP, from the coding sequence GTGATCGAACTGCGCAGCGCCACCGTGACCGCACCCGAGGGCCCGGTCACGATCCTGCACCCCGTCTCGCTCACGCTCACCGAGCGCCGCGTCTCGATCATCGGCGCGAACGGCTCGGGCAAGTCGACCCTCGCCCGGCTCGTCAACGGGCTCGTCGAGCCGAGCGCGGGGCAGGTCGTGATCACGGCGAGCGCCGCATCGAACGGCGGAGGCACGAGCGAGGCCGACGCAGCCCCGGGCGCGGCGGAGGCGAGCGCCGGGGCGCCGGATCCGCGCCCCCTCGACACCCGCCGCGACGGCGCCGCCGTGAGGCGCCGCGTCGGCTTCGTGTTCACCGACCCCGCCGCGCAGCTCATCATGCCGACCGCGATCGAGGACGTGATGCTCTCCCTGCGCCGCACCCATCGCGACAAGCGCGCCCGCCGGGAGGCCGCGCTCGCCGCACTCGACCGCTTCGGGCTCGCGCAGCTCGCCGATCGCAGCGTGCACACGCTCTCGGGGGGCCAGAAGCAGCTGCTCGCGATCGCGTCGGTGCTGGCGACCGACCCCGCGATCCTCGTCGCCGACGAACCCACGACACTGCTCGACCTGCGCAACGCCCGCATGATCGGCGACCTGCTCATGTCGCTGCCGCAGCAACTCGTGGTCGTGACGCACGACCTCGAGCTCTCCGCTCGGGCCGACCGCACCCTCGTCGTCGACGAGGGGCGCGTAGCGTTCGACGGCGCCCCCGCCGCAGCGATCGCCCACTACCGCGAACTGAGCGGGGCTCCGGCGGCATCGAGTGCGGCCGCAGGCCGCCCCTCGCCCGACGATCCCGCCCGGGAGCGACCGTGA
- a CDS encoding SseB family protein, whose product MAENPQHPDPDAAAHPSEAADRAEAAIPAEVHPDYANEAVRDALRELQQQPDYERLAAFLNSLREGYLVADVTGTSSKKKGPRVRTIRSTKGQLVLPLFTSMAELRAVAPAERRADSKGVIMPAHEAIALIRTDRFVAAEFDKAGASLVVLRKYLALALEEEPVTAEQLEQMR is encoded by the coding sequence ATGGCCGAGAACCCCCAGCATCCGGATCCCGACGCCGCAGCGCACCCGTCCGAGGCCGCAGACCGGGCCGAGGCCGCGATCCCTGCCGAGGTGCACCCCGACTACGCCAACGAGGCCGTGCGCGATGCCCTGCGCGAGCTGCAGCAGCAGCCCGACTACGAGCGACTCGCCGCCTTTCTGAACTCGCTGCGCGAGGGCTACCTCGTGGCCGACGTGACTGGCACCTCCTCGAAGAAGAAGGGGCCGCGGGTGCGCACCATCCGCTCCACGAAGGGCCAGCTCGTGCTGCCGCTCTTCACGTCGATGGCCGAGCTGCGCGCCGTCGCGCCCGCCGAGCGCCGCGCCGACAGCAAGGGCGTCATCATGCCCGCGCACGAGGCGATCGCGCTGATCCGCACCGACCGCTTCGTCGCAGCCGAGTTCGACAAGGCGGGCGCCTCGCTGGTCGTGCTGCGCAAGTACCTGGCGCTCGCCCTCGAAGAGGAGCCCGTCACCGCGGAGCAGCTCGAGCAGATGCGCTGA
- a CDS encoding energy-coupling factor transporter transmembrane component T family protein gives MSIHSPLGAYLPGSGPLHRLRPGAKLLGLFGFAIAVVSTTGVPLTAAWLGIAVALAVLAGLRGRDFWRVARGFALIAVPLFAFQAWQHGWERGAEVVGDLFAMILAASAVTASTAVEDMLDTITWALGPLRHLGAKPERVALAFSLVIRAIPTILGVARETQSAARARGLERDPRARLMPLVLRTVAHAQLTGEALSARGVGED, from the coding sequence GTGAGCATCCACTCGCCGCTCGGCGCCTACCTGCCGGGTTCGGGGCCCCTCCACCGGCTGCGGCCGGGCGCTAAGCTGCTCGGTCTGTTCGGGTTCGCGATCGCGGTGGTGTCGACGACCGGCGTGCCGCTCACCGCGGCGTGGCTCGGGATCGCCGTCGCCCTCGCGGTGCTCGCGGGGCTGCGCGGGCGCGACTTCTGGCGGGTCGCCCGCGGCTTCGCGCTGATCGCGGTCCCCCTCTTCGCGTTCCAGGCCTGGCAGCACGGCTGGGAGCGGGGCGCCGAGGTGGTCGGCGACCTCTTCGCGATGATCCTCGCCGCGAGCGCCGTCACCGCGAGCACCGCCGTCGAGGACATGCTCGACACGATCACCTGGGCGCTCGGGCCGCTGCGCCACCTCGGCGCGAAACCCGAGCGGGTGGCGCTGGCGTTCTCGCTCGTGATCCGCGCGATCCCGACCATCCTGGGCGTCGCGCGCGAGACGCAGTCCGCAGCGCGGGCCCGCGGGCTCGAACGGGATCCGCGCGCGCGCCTCATGCCGCTCGTGCTGCGCACCGTCGCGCACGCGCAGCTCACCGGCGAGGCTCTCTCGGCGCGCGGTGTCGGCGAGGACTGA
- a CDS encoding 5-oxoprolinase subunit C family protein, with protein MSLEIITPGLATTVQDRGRFGYYRYGIPQGGSMDQYSSALANRLVGNTPDDAVLECTYLGPKLTTDAPAVIAVTGAPVDVLVNGEPAQQNARIELQAGDELSFGVIRGGTKFFIAVAGGIDVPVALGSRSTYPIGRIGGVEGRALAAGDALPVGEAREQTLPRLDRVPDDLLPSYEKQVEVRVMTGLYDHKLTEEGLRNLLGAEWTLTPVADRMGLRFDGPGAPWRDEPQPFGAGQDPSNITDAGYPVGSIQIPGGTQPIVLHYDAVSGGGYAQACTVISADMDLFARMSPGTRVRFVPVTMEQALEARAERRARLDRVWS; from the coding sequence ATGTCGCTTGAGATCATCACCCCCGGGCTCGCGACCACGGTGCAGGATCGCGGGCGCTTCGGCTACTACCGCTACGGCATCCCGCAGGGCGGCTCGATGGACCAGTACTCGTCGGCGCTCGCCAACCGCCTCGTCGGCAACACGCCCGACGACGCCGTGCTCGAGTGCACCTACCTCGGGCCGAAGCTCACCACCGACGCCCCCGCCGTGATCGCGGTGACGGGCGCGCCCGTCGACGTGCTCGTCAACGGCGAGCCCGCGCAGCAGAACGCTCGCATCGAGCTGCAGGCCGGCGACGAACTCTCGTTCGGTGTGATCCGGGGCGGCACCAAGTTCTTCATCGCCGTCGCGGGCGGGATCGACGTGCCAGTGGCCCTCGGCTCCCGCTCCACGTACCCCATCGGCCGCATCGGCGGCGTCGAGGGCCGCGCGCTCGCCGCGGGCGACGCACTGCCCGTGGGCGAGGCGCGCGAGCAGACGCTGCCCCGTCTCGACCGCGTGCCCGACGATCTGCTGCCGAGCTACGAGAAGCAGGTCGAGGTGCGCGTGATGACGGGTCTCTACGACCACAAGCTCACCGAGGAGGGGCTGCGGAACCTGCTCGGCGCCGAGTGGACCCTGACTCCCGTCGCCGACCGCATGGGCCTGCGCTTCGACGGGCCCGGTGCGCCATGGAGGGACGAGCCCCAGCCCTTCGGCGCGGGCCAGGACCCCTCGAACATCACCGACGCCGGCTACCCCGTGGGCTCGATCCAGATACCCGGTGGTACGCAGCCCATCGTGCTGCACTACGACGCGGTCTCAGGGGGCGGCTACGCGCAGGCCTGCACGGTCATCAGCGCCGACATGGATCTCTTCGCGCGCATGTCGCCGGGGACCCGGGTGCGCTTCGTGCCAGTGACCATGGAGCAGGCGCTCGAGGCGCGTGCCGAGCGCCGCGCCCGTCTCGACCGCGTCTGGTCGTAG
- a CDS encoding acetyl-CoA carboxylase produces MSSQVIAPIPGIFYRRPAPDKAPFVEVGDTVETGQTIGVIEIMKQFTEVRTEIGGTIQSFEVDDNGMVGPGDVIATID; encoded by the coding sequence ATGAGTTCACAGGTCATCGCCCCGATTCCCGGTATCTTCTACCGCCGCCCAGCACCCGACAAGGCCCCGTTCGTCGAGGTGGGAGACACCGTCGAGACCGGGCAGACGATCGGCGTCATCGAGATCATGAAGCAGTTCACCGAGGTGCGCACCGAGATCGGCGGCACGATTCAGTCGTTCGAGGTCGACGACAACGGCATGGTCGGCCCCGGCGACGTCATCGCGACGATCGACTGA
- a CDS encoding PucR family transcriptional regulator: protein MRVTDLLAEQSLQLRLETPSSMKRLGREIARCAPAEHLDPTPYLEPNVLVLTSGIGMNFTEPSIWDGYVERLTRVPVSALAFAVGVAHRELPKGLIEACARHDVPLLEVPTTVPLFKINQHVEYMLQAERIALTDRGWRLADECARLASQGAEISTLLAAIHSVLELPVAVYDAFDSIIAQYPTTVTWRTGATRGAQPDVFNLTLPMGLRNPCQLAVRLLRPSSEFEPLLTPVTSILAMQLNRSVTVDASSQQDMLRFVNRCVSWSEATRNDVAGAFHELGLSRGADTALVVADLGGEHAAAAWQLRLALHDAFHDVRVAEIDDRLIALMQFPRDGIAEATAHLLGVRADLPLVLREPTHTIDELRISLVHALDLVRHAEKPVVAPALGLSAVVAAAAGRGARESAHRFLAPLLEHDEKRSTELLPTLRAWLRNDAQPSRTCDELFIHRNSLGYRLRRIEQILNISLDTLDGKATCLMALRLVELEPY from the coding sequence ATGCGCGTCACCGACCTCCTCGCCGAGCAGTCCCTGCAACTGCGGCTCGAGACGCCGTCGAGCATGAAACGGCTGGGCCGCGAGATCGCCCGCTGCGCCCCCGCAGAGCACCTCGATCCAACGCCATACCTCGAGCCGAACGTCCTCGTGCTGACCTCGGGCATCGGCATGAACTTCACCGAGCCCAGCATCTGGGACGGCTACGTGGAGCGCCTCACCCGGGTGCCGGTCTCGGCCCTCGCCTTCGCGGTGGGCGTCGCCCACCGCGAACTGCCGAAGGGGCTCATCGAGGCGTGCGCTCGCCACGACGTGCCCCTGCTCGAGGTACCCACGACCGTGCCGCTGTTCAAGATCAACCAGCACGTCGAATACATGCTGCAGGCCGAGCGCATCGCCCTCACCGACCGGGGCTGGCGGCTCGCCGACGAGTGCGCGCGGCTCGCGAGCCAGGGCGCCGAGATCTCGACGCTGCTCGCTGCGATCCACTCCGTGCTCGAACTGCCGGTCGCCGTCTACGACGCCTTCGACTCCATCATCGCCCAGTACCCCACCACCGTCACCTGGCGCACCGGCGCGACCCGCGGCGCTCAGCCCGACGTCTTCAACCTCACCCTGCCGATGGGACTGCGCAACCCGTGCCAGCTCGCGGTGCGCCTGCTGCGGCCGTCGAGCGAGTTCGAGCCCCTGCTCACGCCCGTCACTTCGATCCTCGCCATGCAGCTCAACCGCTCGGTGACGGTCGATGCGAGCAGTCAGCAGGACATGCTGCGCTTCGTGAACCGCTGCGTCTCGTGGTCCGAGGCCACCCGCAACGACGTGGCCGGTGCGTTCCACGAGCTCGGCCTCAGCCGCGGCGCCGACACCGCGCTCGTGGTCGCCGACCTCGGCGGCGAGCACGCCGCCGCCGCCTGGCAGCTGCGCCTCGCGCTGCACGACGCCTTTCACGATGTGCGGGTGGCCGAGATCGACGACCGCCTCATCGCGCTCATGCAGTTTCCCCGCGACGGCATCGCCGAGGCCACCGCGCACCTGCTGGGCGTGCGGGCCGACCTGCCGCTCGTGCTGCGCGAACCCACCCACACCATCGACGAACTGCGCATCTCGCTGGTGCACGCCCTCGATCTGGTGCGCCACGCCGAGAAGCCCGTGGTGGCGCCGGCGCTCGGGCTCAGCGCCGTCGTGGCGGCAGCCGCGGGGCGCGGGGCGCGGGAGTCGGCCCACCGCTTCCTCGCGCCGCTGCTCGAGCACGACGAGAAGCGCAGCACCGAACTGCTGCCCACGCTGCGCGCCTGGCTGCGCAACGACGCGCAGCCCTCGCGCACCTGCGACGAGCTGTTCATCCACCGCAACTCGCTGGGCTACCGGCTCCGACGCATCGAACAGATCCTGAACATCTCTCTCGACACGCTCGACGGCAAGGCCACCTGCCTCATGGCGCTGCGCCTGGTCGAGCTCGAGCCGTACTGA
- a CDS encoding tautomerase family protein translates to MPLVTVKMFEHRLHQDPQFAERLAIAIDEVVAEHCTGPDGKRPDTWVTVEGVPRTQWTFSGQTR, encoded by the coding sequence GTGCCACTCGTCACCGTGAAAATGTTCGAGCATCGTCTGCATCAGGATCCGCAGTTCGCGGAGCGGCTGGCCATCGCCATCGATGAGGTCGTCGCCGAGCACTGCACCGGACCCGACGGCAAGCGCCCCGACACCTGGGTCACCGTCGAGGGCGTGCCGCGCACTCAGTGGACGTTCAGCGGGCAGACCCGCTGA
- a CDS encoding purine-cytosine permease family protein: MIVTLNLTGSNDDVEATDALARQGDDEDQMTRGSLAMAWYGVASAFFFVYIGAAMAAAYGTVNAIVGIVLTIICYGVINAVLSRYAINNRTTVAQFSRTILGTAGSSIATIIFALVAIYYAVFEGSIVAYAFMAAFGGEMWMWSLIVVIYSTPLIIGGARRFLDKLNGWLMPLYFFGLVAAVIWAGVVYGFGDAWLTHAPEVPLPFAQGGPGWLATFAGYMGVWIMMMFTMDYAALGKRKDVKFHQRFTFGPLFYVLAYGFSAFVGIFLTFTIPGLEVSETGIAGGMVSLMGILGLIVIIASQTRINTANYYLGAANLRAFGERVLRLRLPNIVWVLVSSVIIYLLMLLPIVQYLLLALAWQGVLVTAWVAIALTHVLLDQGRNQEHAAIGDKHYRAFNSNGLISWTIATVIGLVMLQLGSINPELAGVGSTWGPILTAVSAGVIYAVLWKTHPTSRTGLIKVVAQQ, from the coding sequence ATGATCGTGACCCTCAATCTGACCGGGAGCAACGACGACGTCGAAGCGACCGACGCCCTCGCGCGACAGGGCGACGACGAAGACCAGATGACTCGCGGATCGCTCGCGATGGCCTGGTACGGCGTCGCCAGCGCGTTCTTCTTCGTCTACATCGGCGCGGCGATGGCGGCCGCCTACGGCACGGTGAACGCCATCGTCGGCATCGTGCTGACCATCATCTGCTACGGCGTCATCAATGCCGTGCTGTCGCGCTACGCCATCAACAACCGCACCACGGTGGCGCAGTTCTCGCGCACCATCCTCGGCACCGCCGGCTCGTCGATCGCGACGATCATCTTCGCGCTCGTCGCGATCTACTACGCCGTGTTCGAGGGTTCGATCGTGGCCTACGCCTTCATGGCGGCGTTCGGCGGCGAGATGTGGATGTGGAGCCTCATCGTGGTGATCTACTCCACGCCGCTCATCATCGGCGGCGCCCGCCGCTTCCTCGACAAGCTCAACGGCTGGCTGATGCCGCTCTACTTCTTCGGCCTCGTCGCCGCCGTCATCTGGGCGGGCGTCGTCTACGGCTTCGGCGACGCCTGGCTCACGCACGCTCCCGAGGTGCCGCTGCCGTTCGCGCAGGGCGGCCCGGGCTGGCTCGCGACCTTCGCCGGCTACATGGGCGTGTGGATCATGATGATGTTCACCATGGACTACGCGGCGCTCGGCAAGCGCAAGGATGTGAAGTTCCACCAGCGCTTCACCTTCGGCCCGCTGTTCTACGTGCTCGCCTACGGATTCTCGGCCTTCGTCGGCATCTTCCTCACGTTCACCATCCCGGGTCTCGAGGTCTCCGAGACCGGCATCGCCGGCGGTATGGTGTCGCTGATGGGCATCCTCGGCCTCATCGTGATCATCGCCTCGCAGACCCGGATCAACACGGCGAACTACTACCTCGGGGCTGCGAATCTGCGGGCATTCGGGGAGCGGGTGCTGCGCCTGCGACTGCCGAACATCGTGTGGGTGCTCGTCTCGTCGGTGATCATCTACCTGCTGATGCTGCTGCCCATCGTGCAGTATCTGCTGCTCGCTCTGGCGTGGCAGGGCGTGCTGGTGACGGCGTGGGTGGCGATCGCGCTGACCCACGTGCTGCTCGATCAGGGCCGCAATCAGGAGCACGCGGCGATCGGCGACAAGCACTATCGGGCCTTCAACAGCAACGGCCTGATCTCCTGGACGATCGCGACCGTGATCGGCCTCGTGATGCTGCAGCTCGGCTCGATCAACCCCGAGCTGGCGGGCGTCGGATCGACGTGGGGCCCGATCCTCACGGCCGTGTCGGCTGGCGTCATCTACGCCGTGCTCTGGAAGACGCACCCGACGAGCCGCACCGGCCTGATCAAGGTCGTCGCGCAGCAGTAG
- a CDS encoding 5-oxoprolinase subunit B family protein codes for MTLPDHARYTWGGDEFLLVEIAPDMSLEANFVSNSIAMGLEQRELPGIIDICPANASLLIRFDPDELAHTELERVVRELEADVRQVSGGVLETRIVEVPVWYDDPYTRETVERFREGYHQDPSGTDLDYAAAVNGLADAQEFIRRHHERPWLVSMVGFVAGLPFLFQLAPQEEQLEVPKYLSPRTDTPPLTVGIGGCFTAHYSVRGAGGYQMLGIAPAPIYDPEQRLTDFADFSVLFKTGDVVKYRPVDEAEYREIQAQVEAGTYRYKQAPVTFSLSEALADLEGHNRSLLEALDVA; via the coding sequence ATGACCCTGCCCGACCACGCGCGCTACACCTGGGGCGGTGACGAGTTCCTGCTCGTCGAGATCGCCCCGGACATGTCGCTCGAGGCGAATTTCGTCTCGAACTCGATCGCGATGGGCCTCGAGCAGCGCGAGCTGCCCGGCATCATCGACATCTGCCCGGCCAACGCCTCCCTGCTCATCCGATTCGACCCCGACGAGCTCGCCCACACCGAGCTCGAGCGGGTGGTGCGCGAACTCGAGGCCGACGTTCGCCAGGTCTCCGGCGGGGTGCTCGAAACCCGCATCGTCGAGGTGCCCGTCTGGTACGACGACCCCTACACGCGCGAGACGGTGGAGCGATTCCGCGAGGGGTACCACCAGGACCCGAGCGGCACCGACCTCGACTACGCGGCGGCGGTCAACGGTCTCGCCGACGCGCAGGAGTTCATCCGGCGCCACCACGAGCGCCCGTGGCTGGTGTCGATGGTGGGCTTCGTCGCCGGCCTCCCGTTCCTCTTCCAACTCGCACCGCAGGAGGAGCAGCTGGAGGTGCCCAAGTACCTGAGCCCACGCACCGACACGCCTCCCCTCACGGTCGGCATCGGCGGCTGCTTCACCGCGCACTACTCGGTGCGCGGCGCCGGGGGCTACCAGATGCTGGGCATCGCGCCGGCCCCCATCTACGACCCCGAGCAGCGTCTCACCGACTTCGCCGACTTCTCGGTGCTGTTCAAGACCGGCGACGTGGTGAAGTACCGCCCCGTCGACGAGGCCGAGTACCGCGAGATACAGGCGCAGGTCGAGGCCGGCACCTACCGCTACAAGCAGGCACCCGTCACGTTCTCGCTCTCGGAGGCGCTCGCCGACCTCGAGGGCCACAATCGCTCACTTCTGGAGGCCCTCGATGTCGCTTGA
- a CDS encoding biotin transporter BioY, with protein sequence MSAPETAAVGAAPKRNVATDIALIATFAALIAVCALLPAISVGGAVPITLQTFAVILAGAVLGARRGFLAVLLYLAVGAAGLPVFSGGSAGLAPFAGPSVGYLVAFPLAALLAGFIVERLPRRKIATSIPLIFVAGIVSSFVFVHPLGILGMAWRADLTLGQAFVADLAFWPGDVVKNILMALVATAVHRAFPSLLPARRRA encoded by the coding sequence GTGTCCGCACCCGAGACCGCCGCCGTCGGCGCCGCACCGAAGCGCAACGTCGCCACCGACATCGCCCTCATCGCAACCTTCGCCGCCCTCATCGCGGTCTGCGCCCTGCTGCCTGCCATCAGCGTGGGCGGCGCCGTACCCATCACCCTGCAGACCTTCGCCGTGATCCTCGCCGGCGCCGTGCTCGGTGCGCGCCGGGGCTTCCTCGCCGTGCTGCTCTACCTGGCGGTCGGTGCGGCGGGACTGCCGGTGTTCTCGGGCGGATCCGCGGGCCTCGCGCCCTTCGCCGGCCCCTCGGTGGGCTACCTCGTCGCATTCCCGCTCGCGGCGCTGCTCGCGGGCTTCATCGTCGAGCGCCTGCCCCGCCGCAAGATCGCGACCAGCATCCCCCTCATCTTCGTGGCAGGCATCGTGTCGAGCTTCGTGTTCGTGCACCCGCTCGGCATCCTCGGCATGGCGTGGCGGGCCGACCTCACCCTGGGGCAGGCGTTCGTCGCCGACCTCGCCTTCTGGCCGGGCGACGTGGTCAAGAACATCCTGATGGCGCTCGTGGCCACGGCCGTGCACCGCGCGTTCCCGAGCCTGCTGCCGGCGCGCCGGCGCGCCTGA
- the pxpA gene encoding 5-oxoprolinase subunit PxpA, protein MTAQRGDAISVNSDMGEAFGLHTFGNDPELMRLIDVANVACGFHSGDPGAMETTVSLAHENAVRVGAHPGLPDLVGFGRREMKLTPQEVEDLIRYQVGALTGFLTKYELPLNHIKPHGSLYGMLARDEELMLGAVRVARDYGVPVFGIAGSAHQRVAEREGVEFVGELYVDLDYNSEGGLIILRQPHATDPQQAAEKARRAIDDGVIVSVDGTELPIEFGSICVHSDTPNAVEVTAAVRAVVDR, encoded by the coding sequence ATGACAGCACAACGTGGTGATGCGATCTCAGTCAACTCCGATATGGGCGAGGCCTTCGGCCTGCACACCTTCGGCAACGATCCCGAGCTGATGCGACTCATCGACGTCGCGAACGTCGCATGCGGCTTCCACTCCGGCGATCCGGGTGCCATGGAGACCACGGTCTCGCTCGCGCACGAGAACGCCGTGCGCGTCGGCGCCCACCCCGGTCTGCCCGACCTCGTGGGCTTCGGCCGCCGCGAGATGAAGCTGACGCCTCAGGAGGTCGAGGATCTCATCCGCTACCAGGTGGGCGCGCTCACCGGCTTCCTCACGAAGTACGAACTCCCTCTCAACCACATCAAGCCCCACGGCTCGCTCTACGGCATGCTCGCCCGGGACGAGGAGCTGATGCTCGGAGCGGTGCGAGTCGCCCGCGACTACGGCGTGCCGGTCTTCGGGATCGCCGGATCCGCCCACCAACGCGTCGCCGAGCGCGAGGGCGTCGAGTTCGTGGGCGAGCTCTACGTCGACCTCGACTACAACTCCGAGGGCGGCCTCATCATCCTGCGTCAGCCCCACGCCACCGACCCGCAGCAGGCCGCCGAGAAGGCCCGGCGCGCCATCGACGACGGAGTCATCGTGTCGGTCGACGGCACCGAGCTGCCCATCGAGTTCGGCAGCATCTGCGTGCACTCCGACACCCCCAACGCCGTCGAGGTCACCGCCGCCGTGCGCGCGGTCGTCGACCGGTAG
- a CDS encoding acetyl-CoA carboxylase biotin carboxylase subunit yields the protein MKKLLIANRGEIAVRIIRAAREMGIATVAVVSEADRGSNAERLADESVVIGPAPAGLSYLNHEAVLTAAAETGADAIHPGYGFLSENADFARKVTDAGLVWVGPDPDTIVLMGDKSRARRAAIEAGVPVLAGTDGVLDVTADIESIADGIGYPLVVKASAGGGGRGIRRIESRAEVRGTVEVAQAEAQAAFNSNEVYFERFVTRARHVEVQIFGDGETWVHLGDRDCSMQRRQQKVIEEAPAPGLPEDLRQRMRDTSVELARQSRYVGAGTVEFLYDPDRQEIAFIEMNTRLQVEHPISEAITGIDLVREQLRIASGERLGYTQQDIEFEGHAFEFRINAEDPDSSFMPSPGRIEALELSGGPGVRADFGFSAGQTVMPFYDSLLGKLIVWDRDREHALARAARALDEVEISGIKSTVPLMRRLVALDDFSAAQHYTTYIESVPGLLGASA from the coding sequence GTGAAAAAACTGCTGATCGCCAACCGAGGCGAGATCGCGGTGCGCATCATCCGCGCCGCCCGCGAGATGGGCATCGCCACCGTGGCGGTGGTGAGCGAGGCCGACCGCGGCTCGAACGCCGAGCGCCTCGCCGACGAATCGGTCGTGATCGGGCCCGCTCCCGCGGGCCTGAGCTACCTCAACCACGAGGCGGTGCTCACCGCCGCCGCCGAGACGGGCGCCGACGCGATCCACCCCGGCTACGGCTTCCTCTCCGAGAACGCCGACTTCGCCCGCAAGGTCACCGACGCCGGACTCGTCTGGGTGGGGCCCGACCCGGACACCATCGTGCTGATGGGCGACAAGTCGCGCGCCCGCCGGGCCGCCATCGAGGCCGGAGTGCCCGTGCTCGCGGGAACCGACGGCGTGCTCGACGTCACGGCCGACATCGAGAGCATCGCCGATGGCATCGGCTACCCGCTCGTGGTGAAGGCCTCCGCCGGTGGAGGCGGACGCGGCATCCGGCGCATCGAGTCGCGCGCAGAGGTGCGCGGCACCGTCGAGGTCGCCCAGGCCGAGGCGCAGGCAGCGTTCAACTCGAACGAGGTCTACTTCGAACGGTTCGTCACCCGGGCGCGTCACGTCGAGGTGCAGATCTTCGGCGACGGAGAGACCTGGGTGCACCTGGGCGACCGCGACTGCTCGATGCAGCGCCGCCAGCAGAAGGTCATCGAGGAGGCGCCCGCACCGGGCCTGCCCGAGGACCTGCGGCAGCGCATGCGCGACACCTCTGTCGAACTCGCGCGCCAGTCGAGGTACGTGGGGGCCGGCACCGTCGAGTTCCTCTACGATCCCGACCGCCAGGAGATCGCCTTCATCGAGATGAACACGCGCCTGCAGGTCGAGCACCCCATCAGCGAGGCCATCACCGGCATCGACCTCGTGCGCGAGCAGTTGCGCATCGCCTCCGGAGAGAGGCTCGGCTACACCCAGCAGGACATCGAGTTCGAGGGCCACGCCTTCGAGTTCCGCATCAACGCCGAGGACCCCGACAGCAGCTTCATGCCGAGCCCCGGCCGCATCGAGGCCCTCGAGCTCTCGGGCGGGCCCGGCGTGCGCGCCGACTTCGGGTTCTCCGCCGGCCAGACCGTCATGCCGTTCTACGACTCGCTGCTCGGCAAGCTCATCGTCTGGGACCGCGACCGGGAGCACGCCCTCGCTCGCGCAGCTCGCGCCCTCGACGAGGTCGAGATCTCGGGCATCAAGAGCACCGTGCCGCTCATGCGGCGGCTCGTGGCGCTCGACGACTTCTCGGCCGCGCAGCACTACACCACCTACATCGAATCAGTCCCCGGCCTGTTGGGAGCATCAGCATGA
- a CDS encoding HdeD family acid-resistance protein, translated as MTSPETNLLQRAGDGVRTAFGVGGLIAIVLGLLIILFPGKTGAVAMQIVAAVMAAYALVVGVVYIGSAVFSRALGGWARTGHILLGVLYVIGGVVMMVNLGATAAVLAIFLSVTIGVLWLFEGVMAFTVVKQSGNKTWTVIYGIISVIAGLSLMLSPLLGAVTLWLLLGISMVVMGVVQVVRAFKVGSAE; from the coding sequence ATGACCTCACCCGAAACGAACCTGCTGCAGCGCGCCGGCGACGGCGTGCGCACCGCCTTCGGCGTGGGCGGCCTGATCGCGATCGTGCTGGGCCTGCTCATCATCCTGTTCCCGGGCAAGACGGGCGCGGTCGCGATGCAGATCGTCGCCGCCGTGATGGCCGCCTACGCCCTGGTCGTGGGCGTCGTCTACATCGGCTCCGCGGTCTTCAGCCGCGCGCTCGGCGGCTGGGCCCGCACCGGCCACATCCTGCTCGGCGTGCTGTACGTGATCGGCGGCGTGGTGATGATGGTGAACCTCGGCGCGACCGCCGCGGTGCTCGCGATCTTCCTCTCGGTGACCATCGGCGTGCTGTGGCTCTTCGAGGGCGTGATGGCGTTCACGGTCGTCAAGCAGAGCGGCAACAAGACCTGGACCGTCATCTACGGCATCATCAGCGTCATCGCCGGTCTCTCGCTCATGCTCTCGCCGCTGCTCGGGGCCGTGACCCTGTGGCTGCTGCTCGGCATCTCGATGGTCGTGATGGGTGTCGTGCAGGTGGTGCGCGCCTTCAAGGTCGGCTCCGCGGAGTAG